The following proteins are encoded in a genomic region of Amyelois transitella isolate CPQ chromosome 14, ilAmyTran1.1, whole genome shotgun sequence:
- the LOC106132346 gene encoding leucine-rich repeat-containing protein 24 — MKFGRNLDFRLIAICTTCLLLPVLACPSGCACKWRDGKQLVECLNRGFKAIPDSLDPQTQILEFAGNDLQVLQKEIFRKLNILDLQKIYLQNCKLHKIDNNAFKGLSNLVELDLSNNYLTVIPCTNFEYFHNLMKLIMNNNLVTTIKSHCFEPLSFLTNLELSDCKIEVIEQEAFSGLTHLQWLRLSGNKLSNIQGENSFPSTLKGIELQNNTWNCDCHLRDLHTWLRNFDQIHDVEPICSSPERLRKRTISSIYERDLACVPKVTPVSMHIEMNIGSNVTLECSVKAIPEAKISWLYQGQVIPNYTNTVLDSRDIYFIENGLTDKKSELYIFNVGIDDNGTYSCVAENSAGKVWANYSLKVIVKEEPVVIVVSFPQRHLVVIVTIVFLVIVLLIAIIAVVLLKSKPDTARSRKKKESGKEVALCNQILPPSRNNGTLPKNNGSLIETQSHHSHYTVHNNREYEINDMYQCNNMKNFVDRNPDLINDAEICGTQPDNSASLSLYKTHIPNADGFQQETTFIAAPMPRQVTWQDQQQNMNHPNFPQNTINNIYQHSADVHLNPGYFLDNDGYPHDYGLPKHQFRPSIISNYSAVGPFQTLPYNKAKVQNVVTKFANDNEFNTTSPLRPNFEVFRSTNVRRTLDGYPVPRNRQITFVGNGSVFYNEEFVPSPPEGYKMEPYSAPIEPTSSCEKPKGTVSMMVSKGATQAPGKNYQIETRCVDTQTNACTDNFHVVDCSENVLKTMPQILNAKCASDICSESPDEGYVDANDI; from the coding sequence ATGAAGTTTGGAAGAAACTTGGATTTCAGGCTTATCGCCATCTGCACTACGTGTTTATTGCTTCCAGTACTAGCCTGCCCCTCTGGGTGTGCGTGTAAGTGGAGAGATGGCAAACAGCTTGTGGAATGTCTGAACAGAGGATTCAAAGCAATCCCCGACTCATTAGACCCGCAAACACAAATACTAGAATTTGCTGGTAATGATCTTCAAGTTCTACAGAAGGAAATATTTCGAAAACTAAACATACTTGATCtacaaaaaatttatcttCAAAATTGCAAATTGCACAAAATCGACAACAATGCTTTCAAAGGTCTATCTAATTTAGTCGAATTAGATTTGTCAAATAATTATCTCACTGTAATTCCGTGCACCAACTTCGAATATTTCCACAATCTAATGAAGCTGATAATGAATAACAATCTTGTAACGACCATAAAATCACATTGTTTTGAGCCATTGTCTTTCTTAACTAATCTGGAGTTAAGTGACTGTAAAATTGAAGTAATCGAACAGGAAGCATTTTCGGGCCTAACACATTTACAATGGCTAAGATTAAGTGGAAATAAATTATCCAATATTCAGGGAGAGAACTCCTTTCCTAGTACATTAAAAGGGATcgagttacaaaataatacttgGAACTGCGACTGTCATTTGCGAGATTTACATACTTGGTTACGcaattttgatcaaattcaTGATGTTGAACCGATTTGCTCGAGTCCAGAACGACTGAGGAAGCGCACAATTTCAAGTATATATGAACGAGATTTAGCCTGCGTACCGAAAGTAACTCCTGTGTCTATGCACATAGAAATGAATATTGGTAGTAACGTAACACTTGAGTGTTCGGTCAAGGCCATACCAGAGGCAAAAATATCCTGGTTATATCAAGGACAAGTGATACCCAACTACACTAATACGGTGCTCGATTCAcgagatatatattttattgagaaCGGCTTAACCGATAAAAAGAGCgaactgtatatatttaacgtAGGAATTGATGATAATGGAACTTATTCTTGTGTAGCAGAAAATTCAGCAGGGAAGGTTTGGGCCAATTACTCACTTAAAGTCATTGTAAAAGAGGAACCAGTAGTTATTGTAGTTTCGTTTCCTCAGAGACATTTGGTTGTTATAGTAACAATTGTGTTTTTAGTAATTGTGTTACTGATTGCTATAATAGCTGTAGTTTTGCTAAAATCCAAACCTGATACAGCTCGGAGTCGAAAAAAGAAAGAGAGTGGTAAAGAAGTTGCTCTTTGTAATCAAATTCTGCCACCAAGTCGCAACAACGGAActttaccaaaaaataatgggAGTCTCATTGAGACACAATCACATCACTCACACTATACCGTACATAATAACCGTGAGTATGAAATCAATGATATGTATCAATGTAATAACATGAAAAACTTTGTCGACCGCAATCCTGATCTAATTAACGATGCAGAAATTTGTGGTACGCAACCTGATAACAGTGCATCGTTATCTCTATACAAAACTCATATTCCAAACGCAGATGGATTTCAACAAGAAACAACGTTTATTGCCGCACCAATGCCTCGACAAGTTACTTGGCAAGACCAACAACAAAACATGAATCACCCGAATTTTCCTCAAAATACTATCAATAATATATACCAGCACTCAGCCGACGTTCATTTAAATCCTGGCTATTTCTTGGATAACGATGGTTATCCACATGATTATGGTTTACCAAAACATCAATTTCGACCATCAATTATATCAAACTATTCAGCTGTTGGACCTTTTCAAACTTTGCCTTATAATAAAGCAAAAGTTCAGAACGTAGTGACAAAGTTTGCCAATGATAATGAGTTTAACACTACCTCCCCCCTTCGTCCAAATTTTGAAGTATTCAGATCAACAAATGTGCGTCGTACATTAGATGGATACCCTGTTCCCCGAAACCGCCAGATTACTTTCGTTGGTAATGGCTCAGTGTTTTATAATGAAGAATTTGTTCCGTCCCCGCCAGAAGGTTACAAAATGGAGCCATACTCTGCTCCCATAGAACCGACTTCGTCATGCGAGAAACCAAAGGGTACAGTTTCAATGATGGTTTCAAAAGGCGCAACCCAAGCTCCTGGAAAGAATTACCAAATTGAAACTCGGTGTGTAGATACACAAACAAACGCTTGTACAGATAACTTTCACGTTGTAGACTGTTCTGAAAATGTTCTCAAAACAATGCCTCAgattttaaatgcaaaatgTGCATCGGATATATGTTCAGAAAGTCCTGATGAGGGTTATGTGGATGCGAACGATATCTGA